In the genome of Desertifilum tharense IPPAS B-1220, the window GAATAGCCGATAGAGTCAGTTGCAAAGCGAAAGGCGCTGAGGCTGCGTCCTAACGGGGTTGTGACAGCAGGACCCGGAACCGTTAATTTAGGAACAGATGCGGTAGCGACCATAGGGGAAGAATAAAATAGCGACCAAATTTCAATCTTATCGGGTGTATTGGATTGGTGCATTGAGTCAGCGCGATCGCCTTCTCTTAACGCTGAAACAATACAGTAGGCTAGAACTGCTAACTTGTTGGATAGCACCCATGACTCAAACGATTTGGATCGCCAGACATGCCAACCGCCTTGATTTTGTTCATCCTGAGTGGTTTGATACTGCCAAACGTCGCTACGATCCGCCATTATCGGAAGATGGCTTAGTGCAAGCCGAACAATTGGCGCAACGCCTGAAAACAGAACGCATTCAGCATATTTTTGCCTCTCCCTTTTTACGCACCGTACAAACAGCCCATGCAGTTGCTGAGGCGTTGGATTTACCCCTTAAACTAGAATGGGGTTTGTGCGAATGGCTGAATCCTGATTGGATGAGCAATACTCCTGAAACTGCATCCCCCCAAGAATTAGCACAAGACTACCCGCGTATCGATCTTAGCTATACCTCGCGCTTGCAACCCCAGTATCCCGAAACCGATGAAACTTGTATGCGTCGTGGGGGAGAAGTTGCTCAGTTGCTAGCAGCAGAATTTCCCGATAATCTGCTATTGGTGGGACATGGTGCCAGCGTCTTAGGCACAACCTGGGGTTTAGTTCCGGGTAAGCCAGAAGTTAAGGCTTCGCTGTGCTGTTTAGTCAAAGTGGTTTGGCGAGAGGAAGGGTGGGAACTCGAACTCAATGGCGATACCTCCCATTTAGACAAAACCGAGTCAACCCTTCGATTCAAT includes:
- a CDS encoding histidine phosphatase family protein translates to MTQTIWIARHANRLDFVHPEWFDTAKRRYDPPLSEDGLVQAEQLAQRLKTERIQHIFASPFLRTVQTAHAVAEALDLPLKLEWGLCEWLNPDWMSNTPETASPQELAQDYPRIDLSYTSRLQPQYPETDETCMRRGGEVAQLLAAEFPDNLLLVGHGASVLGTTWGLVPGKPEVKASLCCLVKVVWREEGWELELNGDTSHLDKTESTLRFN